One region of Niallia sp. Man26 genomic DNA includes:
- the spoIVA gene encoding stage IV sporulation protein A has product MEKVNIFKDIAERTGGDIYLGVVGAVRTGKSTFIKKFMELVVIPNMDNEGDRARTKDELPQSAAGKTIMTTEPKFVPNQAASVTVDEGLDVNIRLVDCVGYTVPGAQGYEDENGPRMINTPWYEEPIPFHEAAEIGTRKVIQEHSTIGVVITTDGTIGDIPRSNYLEAENRVIEELKEVGKPFIMIVNSAQPYHPNTEKLRSELSEKYDIPVIAMSVESMRESDVLNVMREALFEFPVLEVNVNLPSWVMVLRENHWLRDNYQEAVKETVKDIKRLRDVDRVVQQFSDFEFIDKAGLAGIEMGQGVAEIDLYAPDELYDEILKEIVGVEIRGKDHLLELMQDFAHAKTEYDQISDALKMVKQTGYGIAAPSLIDMSLDEPEIIRQGSRFGVRLKAVAPSIHMIKVDVESEFAPIIGSEKQSEELVRYLMQDFEDDPLSIWNSDIFGRSLSSIVREGIQAKLSLMPENARYKLKETLERIINEGSGGLIAIIL; this is encoded by the coding sequence TTGGAAAAGGTGAATATTTTTAAAGATATTGCCGAAAGAACTGGCGGTGATATTTACTTAGGTGTAGTGGGTGCTGTTCGAACAGGCAAGTCTACTTTCATAAAGAAGTTTATGGAATTGGTTGTTATTCCGAATATGGATAATGAAGGTGACCGTGCAAGAACAAAGGATGAATTGCCGCAAAGCGCGGCAGGTAAGACGATTATGACGACAGAGCCAAAGTTTGTTCCAAATCAGGCGGCATCTGTAACTGTGGATGAAGGATTGGATGTAAATATCCGATTAGTTGATTGTGTCGGCTACACGGTTCCAGGCGCGCAGGGTTATGAAGACGAAAATGGGCCTCGGATGATCAATACACCATGGTATGAAGAGCCAATTCCATTTCATGAAGCGGCTGAAATTGGTACAAGAAAGGTTATTCAGGAACATAGCACAATCGGTGTTGTCATTACAACAGATGGAACGATTGGGGATATACCGAGAAGTAATTACTTAGAAGCAGAAAACAGGGTTATTGAAGAGCTGAAGGAAGTCGGCAAGCCGTTTATTATGATTGTCAACAGCGCCCAGCCTTATCACCCTAATACAGAAAAGCTTCGCAGTGAACTATCAGAAAAATATGATATTCCAGTTATCGCAATGAGTGTTGAAAGCATGAGAGAATCAGATGTCCTTAATGTAATGAGAGAAGCACTGTTTGAGTTCCCTGTACTTGAAGTGAACGTAAACCTGCCGAGCTGGGTAATGGTTCTTCGGGAGAACCATTGGTTGCGTGACAACTATCAAGAGGCTGTGAAGGAAACAGTTAAAGATATTAAGAGACTGCGAGATGTCGATCGTGTTGTGCAGCAATTCAGCGACTTTGAATTTATCGATAAGGCTGGTCTTGCAGGAATTGAGATGGGGCAAGGTGTTGCCGAAATCGATTTGTACGCACCAGATGAGCTGTATGATGAAATTTTGAAAGAGATTGTTGGTGTGGAAATCAGAGGGAAAGATCATTTGCTTGAGCTAATGCAGGACTTTGCCCATGCAAAAACAGAGTATGACCAAATCTCAGATGCACTGAAAATGGTTAAACAAACAGGTTATGGCATTGCAGCACCATCCCTTATCGATATGAGCTTAGATGAGCCGGAAATCATCCGCCAAGGTTCAAGATTCGGTGTAAGATTAAAGGCTGTAGCACCATCTATCCACATGATTAAAGTGGATGTTGAGTCAGAATTTGCACCAATTATCGGTTCTGAGAAACAGAGTGAGGAACTTGTCAGATATTTGATGCAGGATTTTGAGGATGATCCATTATCCATCTGGAATTCGGATATTTTCGGAAGAAGCTTAAGCTCCATTGTTAGGGAAGGAATTCAAGCAAAGCTTTCACTTATGCCTGAAAATGCCCGCTACAAGCTGAAAGAGACACTTGAGCGTATCATCAATGAAGGCTCTGGAGGGCTTATTGCAATAATCTTATAG